A window from Mangifera indica cultivar Alphonso chromosome 2, CATAS_Mindica_2.1, whole genome shotgun sequence encodes these proteins:
- the LOC123204926 gene encoding 60S ribosomal protein L38-like — MPKQIHEIKDFLLTARRKDARSVKIKRSRDVVKFKVRCSKYLYTLCVFDSEKADKLKQSLPPGLTVQDL, encoded by the exons ATG CCGAAGCAGATTCATGAGATCAAAGATTTCCTTCTTACTGCAAGAAGGAAGGATGCTCGTTCAGTTAAAATCAAGAGGAGCAGGGATGTTGTTAAGTTCAAGGTTCGTTGCTCCAAGTACCTTTACACACTCTGTGTGTTTGACTCTGAGAAAGCTGACAAGTTGAAGCAATCTCTTCCTCCAG GTTTGACTGTCCAGGACCTGTGA